One part of the Trypanosoma brucei brucei TREU927 chromosome 4, complete sequence genome encodes these proteins:
- a CDS encoding RNA helicase, putative (similar to ATP-dependent RNA helicase SUV3, mitochondrial precursor. (Swiss-Prot:P32580) [Saccharomyces cerevisiae]): MRRLSVTAPVLFLCFKSYCTNHGEGKLIQTVCDYIYRSSSAREQLRQLIHDMSVENALRHLGEFSEEGCSGATPPWLGELVQAPGDLERINIVLREFGVWYIARKAPLRVTMGEPWDWYPKARFMRRRFIFHHGPTNSGKTHAALEELVKAKSGVYCAPIKALAAQVWKRINASVPCDLLIGDERQFGGGAEHVSCTVEMTPIDYQIDVGVIDEVQMIGDGDRGWAWTRAILGLPAREIHLCGEERAIPLIRSLLYKTRELKGLRLVPHQRLAPLRTSAALGGDLRQVENGDCLVCFSRKMIFAMKSQLEKLPGVAAHYIYGSMPFAVREAQADAFNRGVREAVEGKDSKKHVLVSTDAIAYGLNMSIERIIFVSMKKFDGKQMTSLPQATTVQVAGRAGRFGVLRANTFGRCTTLHADDFPTLESAINARLSPLQRAGLLPTADILELYVTMNSDKKRLKTSGVVPQDVFYGHVKDFSSQCKTSDLFFPCDLSRSLLQVARELDAVPGLSLTDRILFCYVPVNTRNKDTFDLLRCFARDHATGGPVRLRIDEEFEQLVGQCAHLKTHKDSERAHRILSRMEDLYRHAEMYCWLSWRFGNTFIYLEAGSALKERIVAKMDELLRRL, encoded by the coding sequence ATGCGCCGTTTGTCAGTTACTGCACCTGTTCTCTTTCTGTGTTTTAAATCGTACTGCACAAACCATGGCGAGGGGAAACTGATCCAAACAGTATGTGACTATATCtaccgcagcagcagcgcccGGGAGCAACTGCGGCAGCTCATTCATGATATGTCAGTGGAGAACGCTTTGCGGCATCTCGGTGAATTCTCAGAGGAGGGCTGTTCAGGTGCCACACCACCATGGTTGGGTGAACTTGTTCAGGCCCCCGGTGATCTTGAACGGATTAACATTGTTCTCAGGGAGTTTGGGGTTTGGTACATCGCGCGGAAGGCGCCACTGAGGGTGACGATGGGTGAACCGTGGGACTGGTACCCGAAGGCACGCTTCATGCGCCGGCGTTTCATCTTTCATCATGGGCCAACAAATAGTGGGAAGACTCACGCGGCGTTGGAGGAATTGGTAAAGGCGAAGAGCGGTGTTTATTGTGCGCCGATCAAAGCACTGGCGGCGCAAGTGTGGAAGCGTATTAACGCGAGCGTGCCTTGCGACTTGCTTATCGGGGACGAGCGGCAATTTGGTGGTGGAGCGGAGCACGTCTCATGCACGGTGGAAATGACTCCTATTGACTATCAAATTGACGTTGGGGTAATTGACGAGGTGCAGATGATTGGTGATGGGGACAGGGGTTGGGCATGGACGCGTGCCATATTGGGGTTGCCGGCACGTGAGATTCACCTCTGCGGAGAAGAACGGGCAATACCTCTTATCCGCAGTTTGTTGTATAAAACGCGTGAGCTCAAGGGACTTCGTTTAGTGCCACATCAGCGGCTGGCTCCCCTCAGGACATCAGCCGCGTTAGGGGGAGATCTGCGGCAAGTCGAAAACGGTGATTGCCTTGTGTGCTTCTCGCGCAAGATGATTTTTGCTATGAAATCACAGCTGGAAAAGCTGCCTGGCGTTGCGGCTCACTATATATATGGCTCTATGCCCTTTGCCGTGCGTGAGGCCCAGGCTGACGCATTCAACCGTGGGGTCCGGGAAGCGGTAGAGGGCAAGGACTCGAAAAAACATGTTTTAGTGTCCACGGATGCTATTGCCTATGGCTTGAACATGAGCATTGAGCGCATTATTTTCGTATCAATGAAAAAATTCGACGGAAAACAGATGACAAGCTTACCGCAGGCAACCACGGTGCAGGTAGCCGGTCGCGCCGGCCGGTTTGGAGTACTCAGGGCCAACACTTTCGGCCGCTGTACCACACTTCACGCGGATGACTTTCCGACACTTGAAAGCGCTATTAACGCTCGACTTTCCCCTCTGCAGAGGGCTGGATTACTGCCCACAGCCGACATATTGGAGCTGTATGTCACAATGAATTCCGACAAGAAGAGATTGAAGACCTCAGGTGTGGTGCCGCAAGATGTATTCTACGGTCATGTAAAGGACTTCTCCAGTCAGTGTAAGACCTccgatttgttttttccgtGTGACCTGTCGCGGTCGCTGCTGCAGGTTGCAAGGGAGTTGGATGCCGTGCCAGGTCTGTCTCTTACCGATAGGATCCTTTTCTGCTACGTACCGGTGAATACACGCAACAAGGACACATTCGACCTGCTGCGTTGTTTTGCGCGTGATCATGCTACCGGGGGGCCCGTTCGCCTCCGTATTGATGAGGAGTTTGAACAACTCGTGGGGCAATGTGCGCACTTAAAAACTCATAAGGACAGTGAACGAGCACATCGTATATTGTCGCGGATGGAAGACTTATACCGTCATGCAGAAATGTATTGCTGGCTTTCGTGGCGGTTCGGTAATACATTCATCTACCTAGAGGCAGGATCGGCACTGAAGGAACGAATCGTGGCGAAGATGGATGAGCTGTTGCGGAGGTTGTGA